In Sulfitobacter sp. LCG007, the sequence CCACGATCTCGGCCGGCATGAGATTCATCGCGGGAGACCCGATGAACTGTGCGACGAATTCGTTCTCGGGCTTCTCGTAAAGCTCGAGCGGTGTGCCGACCTGCGCGATCCCCTTGTTGGCGAGAACCACGATCCTGCTGGCCAGGGTCATCGCCTCGACCTGGTCGTGCGTGACATAGATCATCGTCGAATTCGGCATCGATTCCTTGAGTTGCGCGATCTCGATCCGCGTCGCGACCCGCAGCGAGGCATCGAGGTTCGAGAGCGGCTCGTCGAAGAGATAGACCTTGGGATCGCGCACGATGGCCCGCCCGATTGCCACCCGCTGACGCTGCCCTCCCGACAGCGCCTTCGGCAGACGGTCGAGATAGGGATCAAGCTGCAACGCCTTGGCAGCACGAGCGACGGCGGCGTCGATTTCTTCCGAGCTTTTCTTCGCGAGTTTCAGCGCGAAGGCCATGTTGTCGCGCACGGTCATGTGCGGATAGAGCGCATAGGACTGGAACACCATCGCGATGCCCCGCTGTGCTGGCGGAACGTCGTTCATGCGCACGCCGTCGATGGTCAATTCGCCGCTCGTGATCCTCTCGAGCCCCGCGATCATCCGCAGCAACGTGGACTTGC encodes:
- a CDS encoding ABC transporter ATP-binding protein, with amino-acid sequence MANLKLTDVGKAYGGAVEVLKHIDLDITTGELIVFVGPSGCGKSTLLRMIAGLERITSGELTIDGVRMNDVPPAQRGIAMVFQSYALYPHMTVRDNMAFALKLAKKSSEEIDAAVARAAKALQLDPYLDRLPKALSGGQRQRVAIGRAIVRDPKVYLFDEPLSNLDASLRVATRIEIAQLKESMPNSTMIYVTHDQVEAMTLASRIVVLANKGIAQVGTPLELYEKPENEFVAQFIGSPAMNLMPAEIVGTGDQTELRVNGGSGTIRANIPTRQSDQGLKVNIGIRPEDMVATDGPDYAYSGEVEIVEALGEVTQLYFRTDDPDRPPVIAKLPGIHAGLRGRSINMTADPGKVHIFHQGTSLLYR